One part of the Sorangiineae bacterium MSr11954 genome encodes these proteins:
- a CDS encoding serine/threonine protein kinase gives MRICPRCSELFQDDAGFCPLDGSPLTKSNDPLLGRTIAGRFRLIKRLGAGGMSSVYLARHVMIERLNAIKILRQELSLNPSHRERFLREARAVNRINHHNIVEITDFGDSDNLAYLVMEYIEGESLITHMRVGRFPWRRAAHIAAQVASALGRAHQMGIIHRDLKPENIMLVTRPDAPDTVKLTDFGIAKILDAPALTFHEQMFGTPGYIAPEYLEGLAPDGRADLYALGVVMYEMLAGTLPYDARGQSELLFSPLKSNPVPLRERGVDIPPDIELLVHALLAKRRDDRPADAFSVHDALLAAIRRPIASITEDEETVTAHLDAAAMDAAIRDSEVTPLAIDAAIASMAARDDALPDEPLPGAAAIAEPPPSLRTPPAHDPRSTHATHTSDAPDAPDAKALTAPWVEAVEELERAIERTRTAHDGPADRAEREERARRAAEEVDGIRDLIASVERASVRAADYQRRVDRLAAKGREFRSEIGRAIDDLSQQRARERMHLASIRARRQELEELLLRHAQKEQTDDEPPPEATWEEEPLRAADERSVAIDADLTSRLELRKRQLEEQNEQLDLEFSEATGLLEGAISAVRRLTRELVQALDDAAALVTFDREKR, from the coding sequence ATGCGGATTTGCCCGCGGTGCTCGGAGCTCTTTCAGGATGACGCAGGATTTTGCCCCCTCGACGGCAGCCCGCTGACCAAAAGCAACGATCCCCTCCTGGGTCGCACCATCGCGGGACGCTTTCGGCTCATCAAGCGCCTTGGCGCCGGCGGCATGTCGAGCGTCTACCTCGCGCGCCATGTGATGATCGAGCGCCTCAACGCCATCAAGATCCTGCGGCAGGAGCTCTCGCTCAACCCCAGCCACCGCGAACGGTTCTTGCGTGAAGCGCGCGCCGTCAATCGGATCAATCACCACAACATCGTGGAGATTACCGACTTCGGCGACTCCGACAATCTGGCCTACCTCGTCATGGAGTACATCGAGGGCGAGTCGCTCATCACCCATATGCGCGTGGGCCGCTTTCCCTGGCGGCGTGCGGCGCACATCGCGGCCCAGGTGGCCTCGGCCCTTGGACGCGCGCACCAGATGGGGATCATCCACCGCGATCTCAAGCCGGAGAACATCATGCTGGTGACCCGGCCCGACGCCCCCGACACGGTGAAGCTCACCGACTTCGGCATCGCCAAGATCCTCGACGCGCCCGCGCTCACCTTTCACGAGCAAATGTTCGGGACGCCCGGCTACATCGCCCCGGAGTACCTCGAAGGGCTCGCCCCCGACGGCCGCGCCGATCTCTATGCGCTCGGCGTGGTGATGTACGAAATGCTCGCGGGCACCTTGCCCTACGATGCGCGCGGTCAATCGGAGCTGCTCTTTTCACCCCTGAAATCGAACCCCGTGCCGCTGCGTGAGCGCGGGGTCGACATCCCGCCGGACATCGAGCTGCTCGTTCACGCGCTCCTCGCCAAGCGCCGCGACGATCGCCCCGCCGATGCGTTCTCCGTGCACGACGCCCTGCTCGCCGCCATCCGCCGCCCCATCGCCTCGATCACCGAGGACGAAGAGACGGTCACCGCCCACCTCGACGCCGCCGCCATGGACGCCGCCATCCGCGACAGCGAGGTGACCCCGCTGGCCATCGACGCCGCCATCGCCAGCATGGCCGCCCGCGACGACGCGCTCCCCGACGAGCCGCTCCCCGGCGCCGCAGCCATCGCCGAGCCCCCGCCGAGCCTCCGCACACCGCCCGCCCACGACCCCCGCAGCACGCACGCTACGCACACGTCCGATGCGCCCGACGCGCCCGACGCGAAAGCCCTCACCGCGCCCTGGGTCGAGGCCGTCGAGGAGCTCGAGCGCGCCATCGAACGCACGCGAACCGCGCACGATGGCCCCGCCGATCGCGCCGAACGCGAAGAGCGCGCGCGGCGGGCGGCCGAGGAAGTGGACGGCATCCGCGACCTGATCGCGTCCGTCGAACGCGCCAGCGTCCGCGCCGCCGATTACCAGCGCCGGGTCGATCGCCTGGCCGCCAAGGGACGCGAGTTTCGCTCCGAGATCGGCCGCGCCATCGATGATCTGTCGCAGCAGCGGGCCCGCGAAAGGATGCATCTTGCATCGATTCGGGCGCGCCGCCAGGAGCTCGAGGAGCTGCTTTTGCGGCACGCGCAAAAGGAACAAACGGACGACGAGCCCCCGCCCGAGGCCACCTGGGAAGAGGAGCCCCTGCGCGCGGCGGATGAGCGCTCTGTCGCCATCGATGCCGATTTGACCTCACGGCTCGAGC